Proteins encoded within one genomic window of Paroedura picta isolate Pp20150507F chromosome 17, Ppicta_v3.0, whole genome shotgun sequence:
- the ELFN1 gene encoding protein ELFN1 has product MAGHRWAAASALCACVAAVSLLYVGEVRADCWLIEGEKGFVWLAICSQNQPPYESIPQQINSTILDLRLNDNKIKSVQFSSLSRFSNLTYLNLTKNEISYIEDGAFSGQYNLQVLQLGYNRLRNLTEGVLRGLGKLEYLYLQANLIETVTPNAFGECLNIMNIDLSVNRIQRLDSNTFRGLNKLSVCELYSNPFYCSCELLGFLQWLEGFTNMTRTYDRMQCDSPPDYSGYYLLGQGRSSYRNALGMLSSLCTGGPYTMPPHFIPPKYPVTTAPPESPCPEEECFSGDGTTPQASLHTPVIDPGLYPTMKVKHVTHNSATLSVQIPVPYSKMYTLAQFENGRYNVLAKLLKKKEDIELTNLVANEDYTYCVMSSNRVSRYNYTCLTINLNKQNREEPIPTSSTATHYIMTILGCLFGMVIVLGVVYYCLRKKRQQEEKHKKAAVNMKKTIIELKYGPEMETTSISQLSQGQMLGGETVTRIPYLPSVGEVEQYKLIESSETPKTTKGNYMEVRTGEQPERRDCELPMAPDSQSSVAEISTITKEVDKVNQIINNCIDALKSESTSFQGVKSGAVSTAEPQLVLLSEQIPGKHGFLAPVYKESYNHPLQRHHSMEGPPKRSSTSSSGSVRSPRSFRSEGSAHKSSEAKYIEKTSPTADTILTVTPAAAILRAEAEKIRQYSEHRHSYPGSHQGEQHDSMAGRKPSILEPLTRPRPRDLAYSQLSPQYHNLSYTSSPEYTCKPSHSIWERFRLNRKRHKDEEEYMAAGHALRKKVQFAKDEDLHDILDYWKGVSAQHKS; this is encoded by the coding sequence ATGGCAGGCCACCGATGGGCCGCGGCGTCAGCactgtgcgcatgcgtggccgcggtCTCCCTCCTGTACGTGGGCGAGGTGCGAGCCGACTGCTGGCTCATCGAGGGCGAGAAGGGCTTCGTGTGGCTGGCGATCTGCAGCCAGAACCAGCCGCCGTACGAGTCCATCCCTCAGCAGATCAACAGCACGATCCTGGACCTGCGGCTGAACGACAACAAGATCAAGAGCGTGCAGTTCTCCTCCCTCAGCCGCTTCAGTAACCTCACATACCTCAACCTGACCAAGAACGAGATCTCCTACATCGAGGACGGTGCCTTCTCGGGACAGTACAACCTGCAGGTGCTGCAGCTCGGCTACAATCGCCTGAGGAACCTGACGGAGGGAGTCCTCCGGGGCCTGGGGAAGCTCGAGTACCTTTACCTCCAGGCTAACCTCATTGAGACAGTCACCCCCAATGCCTTCGGGGAGTGCCTCAACATCATGAACATTGACTTGTCGGTGAACAGAATCCAGAGGCTAGACAGCAACACTTTCAGGGGCCTCAACAAACTCTCCGTCTGCGAACTCTACAGCAACCCCTTCTACTGCTCCTGCGAGCTCCTGGGCTTCCTTCAGTGGCTTGAGGGCTTCACCAACATGACCCGCACCTATGACCGCATGCAGTGTGACTCCCCCCCGGACTACTCGGGCTACTATCTTTTAGGCCAAGGGCGAAGCAGTTACCGAAATGCCCTCGGCATGCTTTCTTCCCTCTGCACGGGTGGCCCGTACACCATGCCTCCTCACTTCATCCCCCCCAAGTACCCAGTGACCACAGCTCCACCCGAGAGCCCGtgtcctgaggaagagtgcttctcCGGCGACGGCACCACCCCGCAGGCCTCGCTGCATACCCCCGTGATCGACCCAGGCTTGTACCCCACCATGAAAGTGAAGCACGTGACTCACAACTCGGCCACGCTGAGCGTACAGATCCCGGTGCCCTACAGCAAGATGTACACCTTGGCCCAGTTTGAGAACGGCCGGTACAACGTCCTCGCCAAgctgctgaagaagaaagaagacatCGAGCTGACCAACCTGGTGGCCAACGAAGACTACACTTACTGCGTGATGTCTTCCAACCGGGTCTCGAGGTACAACTACACCTGCCTCACCATCAACCTCAACAAGCAAAACAGGGAGGAGCCGATCCCCACCTCTTCCACGGCCACCCACTACATCATGACGATTTTGGGCTGCCTCTTCGGCATGGTGATCGTCCTAGGGGTGGTGTACTACTGCCTCCGGAAGAAGCGTCAGCAGGAGGAAAAGCACAAGAAGGCGGCGGTCAACATGAAGAAGACCATCATCGAGCTGAAATACGGGCCCGAGATGGAGACAACCAGCATCTCTCAGCTGTCCCAAGGCCAGATGCTGGGGGGCGAGACGGTAACCCGCATCCCCTACCTTCCTTCCGTGGGAGAGGTGGAACAGTACAAGCTGATTGAAAGCAGCGAGACCCCCAAGACTACCAAGGGGAATTACATGGAAGTACGCACAGGAGAGCAGCCCGAACGAAGGGACTGCGAGCTGCCCATGGCACCCGACAGCCAGAGCTCCGTGGCCGAGATCTCCACGATCACCAAGGAGGTGGACAAGGTGAACCAAATCATCAACAACTGCATCGATGCCTTGAAATCAGAGTCCACCTCCTTCCAGGGGGTGAAATCGGGGGCCGTCTCGACAGCCGAGCCTCAACTGGTGCTTTTATCGGAACAGATCCCCGGCAAGCACGGCTTCCTGGCCCCGGTCTACAAGGAGAGCTACAACCACCCCTTGCAGAGGCACCACAGCATGGAGGGCCCCCCCAAGCGTTCCAGCACTTCTTCCAGCGGCTCCGTCCGAAGCCCCCGATCCTTCCGCTCAGAGGGCTCCGCCCACAAATCATCCGAAGCCAAATATATCGAGAAGACGTCTCCGACCGCCGACACCATTCTCACTGTGACGCCGGCTGCCGCCATCCTGCGGGCCGAGGCCGAGAAGATCCGACAGTATAGCGAGCACCGGCACTCGTACCCAGGGTCCCACCAAGGGGAGCAGCACGACAGCATGGCGGGCCGCAAGCCTTCCATCCTGGAGCCGCTAACCCGGCCCCGCCCCAGAGACTTGGCCTACTCACAACTTTCGCCTCAGTACCACAACCTGAGCTACACCTCGAGCCCCGAGTACACGTGCAAGCCGTCCCACAGCATCTGGGAGCGCTTCAGACTGAACCGCAAGCGGCACAAAGACGAGGAGGAGTACATGGCCGCCGGCCACGCCCTGCGCAAAAAGGTCCAGTTTGCCAAAGACGAGGATCTCCACGACATCTTAGACTACTGGAAAGGGGTGTCCGCCCAGCACAAGTCCTGA